Proteins co-encoded in one Xyrauchen texanus isolate HMW12.3.18 chromosome 19, RBS_HiC_50CHRs, whole genome shotgun sequence genomic window:
- the septin8b gene encoding septin-8-B isoform X1 has product MATMDVNICTSEEMRTLSLSGHVGFDSLPDQLVSKSVSQGFIFNILCVGETGIGKSTLMNTLFNTTFENEEASHFHNGVRLRPRTYNLKESNVDLQLTIVDTVGFGDQVNKEESYKPIVDYIDTQFENFLEEELKIIRSLYNYHDSRIHICLYFIAPTGHSLKSLDLVTMKKLDSKVNIIPIIAKADTISKSELQKFKIKIMSELVSNGVQIYQFPTDDEAVAEINSSMNAHLPFAVVGSSEEVMIGNKMVRARQYPWGVVQVENESHCDFVKLREMLIRVNMLDLREQTHARHYELYRRCKLEEMGFKDTDPDNEPFSLQETYVAKRKEFIGELHLKEEQMRQMFVNKVKETEAELKEKERELHERFEMLKQTHQEEKWNLEEKRRDFEEEMNTFNRRKVAAEMLQSFQSSSAIKKDKEKKT; this is encoded by the exons ATGGCTACCATGGATGTAAACATTTGTACT AGTGAGGAGATGAGGACTCTCTCTCTCAGTGGCCATGTTGGTTTTGATAGTCTTCCTGATCAGCTGGTCAGCAAATCAGTGAGCCAAGGATTCATCTTCAACATTCTCTGCGTAG GTGAAACTGGGATTGGCAAATCAACTTTGATGAACACACTTTTTAACACAACTTTTGAGAATGAAGAAGCCAGCCACTTCCATAATGGGGTGCGTTTACGTCCAAGAACTTACAACCTAAAGGAAAGCAATGTGGATTTGCAGCTGACCATTGTAGATACTGTGGGATTTGGGGACCAGGTTAATAAAGAGGAAAG TTATAAACCTATTGTGGATTACATTGATACCCAGTTTGAAAATTTCCTAGAAGAGGAGCTTAAAATAATACGTTCCCTTTACAACTATCATGATTCACGCATCCACATCTGCCTCTACTTTATCGCTCCCACTGGTCACTCATTGAAATCTCTGGACTTGGTCACCATGAAGAAACTGGATAGCAAG GTCAACATTATTCCCATCATTGCAAAGGCAGACACTATTTCCAAAAGTGAGCTTCAAAAATTTAAGATCAAGATCATGAGTGAGCTGGTCAGCAATGGTGTACAGATATACCAGTTCCCAACAGATGATGAAGCTGTGGCAGAAATAAACTCTTCCATGAAT GCACACCTCCCATTTGCAGTGGTAGGAAGCAGTGAAGAGGTTATGATTGGAAACAAAATGGTGCGAGCCAGACAGTACCCATGGGGAGTGGTACAGG TTGAGAATGAGAGTCACTGTGACTTTGTAAAACTGAGAGAGATGCTAATTCGGGTCAACATGCTGGACCTGAGGGAGCAGACCCATGCCAGACACTATGAGCTGTACCGCCGCTGCAAACTAGAGGAGATGGGCTTCAAAGACACTGACCCTGACAATGAGCCCTTCAG TCTGCAGGAGACATACGTGGCCAAGAGGAAGGAATTTATTGGGGAACTACATCTCAAGGAGGAGCagatgagacagatgtttgtcaACAAAGTGAAGGAGACAGAGGCAGAGcttaaagagaaagaaagagag CTGCACGAAAGGTTTGAAATGCTGAAACAGACACATCAGGAAGAGAAGTGGAACCTGGAGGAGAAGCGTAGAGATTTTGAGGAGGAGATGAACACCTTCAATAGGAGGAAAGTGGCTGCTGAAATGCTACAGTCTTTTCAAAGCTCCTCTGCCATCAAAaaagacaaagagaagaaaac ttGA
- the septin8b gene encoding septin-8-B isoform X2, which yields MGYKPIVDYIDTQFENFLEEELKIIRSLYNYHDSRIHICLYFIAPTGHSLKSLDLVTMKKLDSKVNIIPIIAKADTISKSELQKFKIKIMSELVSNGVQIYQFPTDDEAVAEINSSMNAHLPFAVVGSSEEVMIGNKMVRARQYPWGVVQVENESHCDFVKLREMLIRVNMLDLREQTHARHYELYRRCKLEEMGFKDTDPDNEPFSLQETYVAKRKEFIGELHLKEEQMRQMFVNKVKETEAELKEKERELHERFEMLKQTHQEEKWNLEEKRRDFEEEMNTFNRRKVAAEMLQSFQSSSAIKKDKEKKT from the exons ATGGG TTATAAACCTATTGTGGATTACATTGATACCCAGTTTGAAAATTTCCTAGAAGAGGAGCTTAAAATAATACGTTCCCTTTACAACTATCATGATTCACGCATCCACATCTGCCTCTACTTTATCGCTCCCACTGGTCACTCATTGAAATCTCTGGACTTGGTCACCATGAAGAAACTGGATAGCAAG GTCAACATTATTCCCATCATTGCAAAGGCAGACACTATTTCCAAAAGTGAGCTTCAAAAATTTAAGATCAAGATCATGAGTGAGCTGGTCAGCAATGGTGTACAGATATACCAGTTCCCAACAGATGATGAAGCTGTGGCAGAAATAAACTCTTCCATGAAT GCACACCTCCCATTTGCAGTGGTAGGAAGCAGTGAAGAGGTTATGATTGGAAACAAAATGGTGCGAGCCAGACAGTACCCATGGGGAGTGGTACAGG TTGAGAATGAGAGTCACTGTGACTTTGTAAAACTGAGAGAGATGCTAATTCGGGTCAACATGCTGGACCTGAGGGAGCAGACCCATGCCAGACACTATGAGCTGTACCGCCGCTGCAAACTAGAGGAGATGGGCTTCAAAGACACTGACCCTGACAATGAGCCCTTCAG TCTGCAGGAGACATACGTGGCCAAGAGGAAGGAATTTATTGGGGAACTACATCTCAAGGAGGAGCagatgagacagatgtttgtcaACAAAGTGAAGGAGACAGAGGCAGAGcttaaagagaaagaaagagag CTGCACGAAAGGTTTGAAATGCTGAAACAGACACATCAGGAAGAGAAGTGGAACCTGGAGGAGAAGCGTAGAGATTTTGAGGAGGAGATGAACACCTTCAATAGGAGGAAAGTGGCTGCTGAAATGCTACAGTCTTTTCAAAGCTCCTCTGCCATCAAAaaagacaaagagaagaaaac ttGA
- the LOC127659573 gene encoding palmitoyltransferase ZDHHC5-B-like isoform X3 — MPVGLSVGGALRDPSPSRLFHPSRYVPVSAATAFLVVTTTLFLCFTCPWLSERFSSSIPLYNAVVFLLTLANFCMATFMDPGIFPRAEEDEDKEDDFRAPLYKTVEVRGIQVRMKWCSTCRFYRPPRCSHCSVCDNCVEEFDHHCPWVNNCIGRRNYRHFFLFLLSLTTHIMNVFGFSLLYILHHSKQLDQVNSGVTMAVMCVAGLFFVPVAGLTGFHIVLVARGRTTNEQVTGKFRGGVNPFTHGCLKNIGNMLCSSQAPRYVGRLQKPHSVQVQPPFLRPPVYEAQLAAKVLDNGIQQTKSSLEIMESQSTDADAPPPPKPEHRYPGLPHTQHEECSLLTEAPPTPSLYKYRQAYSSPGKNHTTSEHSSKDDFVLSSTLRQNVANHNTHSHKPAGGVKKVTGVGGTTYEISV; from the exons ATGCCTGTGGGTCTCAGTGTGGGCGGGGCTCTCAGAGACCCCTCCCCATCTCGACTGTTCCACCCCAGTCGCTACGTGCCTGTGTCTGCAGCAACAGCCTTCCTTGTTGTGACCACAACTCTGTTTCTCTGTTTTAC GTGTCCTTGGCTATCAGAGCGTTTCTCTTCTTCCATTCCGCTTTATAATGCTGTGGTCTTCCTCCTCACATTGGCCAATTTCTGTATGGCCACATTCATGGACCCAGGCATCTTTCCCAGAG CTGAGGAAGACGAGGATAAAGAGGATGATTTCCGTGCTCCACTTTATAAGACGGTGGAGGTGAGAGGCATTCAGGTGCGGATGAAGTGGTGTTCCACGTGTCGCTTTTACAGACCACCTCGCTGTTCACACTGCTCCGTGTGTGACAACTGTGTGGAG GAGTTTGACCATCACTGTCCATGGGTGAACAACTGCATTGGCAGGCGAAACTATCGTCATTTCTTTCTGTTCCTgctttctctcactacacacATAATGAATGTGTTTGGCTTTAGTCTGCTCTACATCCTCCATCACTCAAAACAACTGGACCAAGTCAACTCTGGAGTCAC TATGGCAGTGATGTGTGTAGCTGGTTTGTTCTTCGTCCCGGTTGCGGGACTCACTGGGTTCCACATTGTTCTTGTAGCCAGAGGGAGAACCACCAATGAACAG GTGACTGGGAAGTTCAGAGGCGGCGTTAACCCTTTCACACACGGATGTTTGAAAAACATTGGAAACATGCTTTGTAGTTCACAGGCTCCCAG ATATGTCGGTCGGTTGCAAAAGCCTCATTCTGTCCAAGTTCAGCCGCCGTTTCTGCGTCCCCCTGTATATGAAGCCCAGCTAGCAGCTAAAGTCCTGGATAATGGCATCCAGCAG ACTAAAAGTAGTCTGGAGATAATGGAGAGCCAGTCCACTGATGCTGATGCCCCTCCGCCACCCAAACCAGAGCACAGATACCCAGGACTGCCTCACACACAACATGAAG AGTGCAGCTTGCTGACAGAGGCTCCGCCAACACCTTCATTGTATAAATACAGGCAGGCTTACAGCAGCCCAGGAAAAAACCACACAACATCGGAACATTCCAGCAAG GATGACTTTGTGCTAAG CTCGACTCTTAGACAAAACGTGGCCAATCATAACACCCACTCACACAAACCTGCAGGAGGGGTGAAGAAAGTGACTGGTGTTGGAGGAACAACCTATGAGATTTCAGTATGA
- the LOC127659573 gene encoding palmitoyltransferase ZDHHC5-B-like isoform X1, protein MPVGLSVGGALRDPSPSRLFHPSRYVPVSAATAFLVVTTTLFLCFTCPWLSERFSSSIPLYNAVVFLLTLANFCMATFMDPGIFPRAEEDEDKEDDFRAPLYKTVEVRGIQVRMKWCSTCRFYRPPRCSHCSVCDNCVEEFDHHCPWVNNCIGRRNYRHFFLFLLSLTTHIMNVFGFSLLYILHHSKQLDQVNSGVTMAVMCVAGLFFVPVAGLTGFHIVLVARGRTTNEQVTGKFRGGVNPFTHGCLKNIGNMLCSSQAPRYVGRLQKPHSVQVQPPFLRPPVYEAQLAAKVLDNGIQQTKSSLEIMESQSTDADAPPPPKPEHRYPGLPHTQHEECSLLTEAPPTPSLYKYRQAYSSPGKNHTTSEHSSKMSRGTSLTESPSVAITTGQPSYLSDPSLSSQGGAGCRGGGEGVRAGSGGLGGASAFAGRSYPSFTDTLLQSAAVSCSSSLRSTHMAHNTLGPLISEDTTSTSYKSLANQTRNGSLSYESLLTPSESPEFESAAHELSLPRTQPPNSLSTAPGALPILGYTSPYMSAQQREGSLQACPAPLRPSPNRAFQRPTSSPPSRAPPLSPCAHSLCSPPTVPAPGHKPLGKSLSYAGGAELQHRPASSGGGTPMPNSTLRQNVANHNTHSHKPAGGVKKVTGVGGTTYEISV, encoded by the exons ATGCCTGTGGGTCTCAGTGTGGGCGGGGCTCTCAGAGACCCCTCCCCATCTCGACTGTTCCACCCCAGTCGCTACGTGCCTGTGTCTGCAGCAACAGCCTTCCTTGTTGTGACCACAACTCTGTTTCTCTGTTTTAC GTGTCCTTGGCTATCAGAGCGTTTCTCTTCTTCCATTCCGCTTTATAATGCTGTGGTCTTCCTCCTCACATTGGCCAATTTCTGTATGGCCACATTCATGGACCCAGGCATCTTTCCCAGAG CTGAGGAAGACGAGGATAAAGAGGATGATTTCCGTGCTCCACTTTATAAGACGGTGGAGGTGAGAGGCATTCAGGTGCGGATGAAGTGGTGTTCCACGTGTCGCTTTTACAGACCACCTCGCTGTTCACACTGCTCCGTGTGTGACAACTGTGTGGAG GAGTTTGACCATCACTGTCCATGGGTGAACAACTGCATTGGCAGGCGAAACTATCGTCATTTCTTTCTGTTCCTgctttctctcactacacacATAATGAATGTGTTTGGCTTTAGTCTGCTCTACATCCTCCATCACTCAAAACAACTGGACCAAGTCAACTCTGGAGTCAC TATGGCAGTGATGTGTGTAGCTGGTTTGTTCTTCGTCCCGGTTGCGGGACTCACTGGGTTCCACATTGTTCTTGTAGCCAGAGGGAGAACCACCAATGAACAG GTGACTGGGAAGTTCAGAGGCGGCGTTAACCCTTTCACACACGGATGTTTGAAAAACATTGGAAACATGCTTTGTAGTTCACAGGCTCCCAG ATATGTCGGTCGGTTGCAAAAGCCTCATTCTGTCCAAGTTCAGCCGCCGTTTCTGCGTCCCCCTGTATATGAAGCCCAGCTAGCAGCTAAAGTCCTGGATAATGGCATCCAGCAG ACTAAAAGTAGTCTGGAGATAATGGAGAGCCAGTCCACTGATGCTGATGCCCCTCCGCCACCCAAACCAGAGCACAGATACCCAGGACTGCCTCACACACAACATGAAG AGTGCAGCTTGCTGACAGAGGCTCCGCCAACACCTTCATTGTATAAATACAGGCAGGCTTACAGCAGCCCAGGAAAAAACCACACAACATCGGAACATTCCAGCAAG ATGAGTCGAGGGACGAGTTTGACCGAGTCCCCCTCAGTCGCTATCACCACCGGCCAGCCCAGCTACCTCTCAGACCCCAGTTTATCAAGCCAGGGGGGTGCAGGGTGCCGTGGGGGAGGGGAGGGTGTCAGAGCAGGCTCGGGGGGGCTGGGAGGGGCCTCTGCATTTGCTGGGCGTTCTTATCCTTCTTTTACTGATACCCTCCTCCAATCCGCAGCAGTCTCTTGCTCCTCCAGCCTCCGCTCCACCCATATGGCACACAACACACTCGGGCCACTTATTTCTGAGGACACAACCTCCACCAGTTATAAGAGTTTAGCCAATCAGACGCGCAATGGCAGCCTGTCTTACGAAAGTCTGCTGACGCCCTCCGAAAGCCCAGAGTTTGAGTCTGCTGCTCATGAGCTGTCCCTGCCCAGAACACAACCTCCGAACTCTCTTAGCACAGCACCAGGGGCCCTGCCTATTTTAGGGTACACTTCCCCTTACATGTCTGCTCAGCAGAGGGAGGGGTCTCTCCAGGCCTGCCCTGCCCCTCTTAGACCTTCCCCTAATAGAGCTTTCCAGCGCCCAACAAGCTCACCTCCTTCTCGGGCTCCGCCCCTTTCTCCTTGTGCTCACTCATTGTGCTCCCCTCCTACTGTCCCTGCCCCTGGCCATAAACCTTTGGGCAAATCACTGTCCTACGCGGGTGGTGCCGAATTACAACACCGCCCAGCTAGCTCAGGGGGCGGGACTCCAATGCCGAA CTCGACTCTTAGACAAAACGTGGCCAATCATAACACCCACTCACACAAACCTGCAGGAGGGGTGAAGAAAGTGACTGGTGTTGGAGGAACAACCTATGAGATTTCAGTATGA
- the LOC127659573 gene encoding palmitoyltransferase ZDHHC5-B-like isoform X2: MPVGLSVGGALRDPSPSRLFHPSRYVPVSAATAFLVVTTTLFLCFTCPWLSERFSSSIPLYNAVVFLLTLANFCMATFMDPGIFPRAEEDEDKEDDFRAPLYKTVEVRGIQVRMKWCSTCRFYRPPRCSHCSVCDNCVEEFDHHCPWVNNCIGRRNYRHFFLFLLSLTTHIMNVFGFSLLYILHHSKQLDQVNSGVTMAVMCVAGLFFVPVAGLTGFHIVLVARGRTTNEQVTGKFRGGVNPFTHGCLKNIGNMLCSSQAPRYVGRLQKPHSVQVQPPFLRPPVYEAQLAAKVLDNGIQQTKSSLEIMESQSTDADAPPPPKPEHRYPGLPHTQHEECSLLTEAPPTPSLYKYRQAYSSPGKNHTTSEHSSKMSRGTSLTESPSVAITTGQPSYLSDPSLSSQGGAGCRGGGEGVRAGSGGLGGASAFAGRSYPSFTDTLLQSAAVSCSSSLRSTHMAHNTLGPLISEDTTSTSYKSLANQTRNGSLSYESLLTPSESPEFESAAHELSLPRTQPPNSLSTAPGALPILGYTSPYMSAQQREGSLQACPAPLRPSPNRAFQRPTSSPPSRAPPLSPCAHSLCSPPTVPAPGHKPLGKSLSYAGGAELQHRPASSGGGTPMPKMTLC; encoded by the exons ATGCCTGTGGGTCTCAGTGTGGGCGGGGCTCTCAGAGACCCCTCCCCATCTCGACTGTTCCACCCCAGTCGCTACGTGCCTGTGTCTGCAGCAACAGCCTTCCTTGTTGTGACCACAACTCTGTTTCTCTGTTTTAC GTGTCCTTGGCTATCAGAGCGTTTCTCTTCTTCCATTCCGCTTTATAATGCTGTGGTCTTCCTCCTCACATTGGCCAATTTCTGTATGGCCACATTCATGGACCCAGGCATCTTTCCCAGAG CTGAGGAAGACGAGGATAAAGAGGATGATTTCCGTGCTCCACTTTATAAGACGGTGGAGGTGAGAGGCATTCAGGTGCGGATGAAGTGGTGTTCCACGTGTCGCTTTTACAGACCACCTCGCTGTTCACACTGCTCCGTGTGTGACAACTGTGTGGAG GAGTTTGACCATCACTGTCCATGGGTGAACAACTGCATTGGCAGGCGAAACTATCGTCATTTCTTTCTGTTCCTgctttctctcactacacacATAATGAATGTGTTTGGCTTTAGTCTGCTCTACATCCTCCATCACTCAAAACAACTGGACCAAGTCAACTCTGGAGTCAC TATGGCAGTGATGTGTGTAGCTGGTTTGTTCTTCGTCCCGGTTGCGGGACTCACTGGGTTCCACATTGTTCTTGTAGCCAGAGGGAGAACCACCAATGAACAG GTGACTGGGAAGTTCAGAGGCGGCGTTAACCCTTTCACACACGGATGTTTGAAAAACATTGGAAACATGCTTTGTAGTTCACAGGCTCCCAG ATATGTCGGTCGGTTGCAAAAGCCTCATTCTGTCCAAGTTCAGCCGCCGTTTCTGCGTCCCCCTGTATATGAAGCCCAGCTAGCAGCTAAAGTCCTGGATAATGGCATCCAGCAG ACTAAAAGTAGTCTGGAGATAATGGAGAGCCAGTCCACTGATGCTGATGCCCCTCCGCCACCCAAACCAGAGCACAGATACCCAGGACTGCCTCACACACAACATGAAG AGTGCAGCTTGCTGACAGAGGCTCCGCCAACACCTTCATTGTATAAATACAGGCAGGCTTACAGCAGCCCAGGAAAAAACCACACAACATCGGAACATTCCAGCAAG ATGAGTCGAGGGACGAGTTTGACCGAGTCCCCCTCAGTCGCTATCACCACCGGCCAGCCCAGCTACCTCTCAGACCCCAGTTTATCAAGCCAGGGGGGTGCAGGGTGCCGTGGGGGAGGGGAGGGTGTCAGAGCAGGCTCGGGGGGGCTGGGAGGGGCCTCTGCATTTGCTGGGCGTTCTTATCCTTCTTTTACTGATACCCTCCTCCAATCCGCAGCAGTCTCTTGCTCCTCCAGCCTCCGCTCCACCCATATGGCACACAACACACTCGGGCCACTTATTTCTGAGGACACAACCTCCACCAGTTATAAGAGTTTAGCCAATCAGACGCGCAATGGCAGCCTGTCTTACGAAAGTCTGCTGACGCCCTCCGAAAGCCCAGAGTTTGAGTCTGCTGCTCATGAGCTGTCCCTGCCCAGAACACAACCTCCGAACTCTCTTAGCACAGCACCAGGGGCCCTGCCTATTTTAGGGTACACTTCCCCTTACATGTCTGCTCAGCAGAGGGAGGGGTCTCTCCAGGCCTGCCCTGCCCCTCTTAGACCTTCCCCTAATAGAGCTTTCCAGCGCCCAACAAGCTCACCTCCTTCTCGGGCTCCGCCCCTTTCTCCTTGTGCTCACTCATTGTGCTCCCCTCCTACTGTCCCTGCCCCTGGCCATAAACCTTTGGGCAAATCACTGTCCTACGCGGGTGGTGCCGAATTACAACACCGCCCAGCTAGCTCAGGGGGCGGGACTCCAATGCCGAA GATGACTTTGTGCTAA